In Anaeromyxobacter sp., the following proteins share a genomic window:
- a CDS encoding 50S ribosomal protein L11 methyltransferase, translating to MPSFTVTFDVDRDGAEDLSAALWDEGASGVEVRDGEGTPMPGLRQPAPGRALVVAYFAGRDEAEAAAAGRAGELADLPDQDWSETWKQGLAPLSIGRAFVRPSWIPAQVPEGMAEIVLDPGMAFGTGTHPTTSLCLAALSDLLQARPGARVLDVGTGSGLLAIAARKLGGGVVAGNDNDPIAVRVAQENAALNGVALDLNERDVAAQDGPFDLVLANILANTLVELAPALAAQLAPGGVVILSGILRPQEEEVRAAYLAAGLVPLPGGDRRQDEWSLLALQRVV from the coding sequence GTGCCGAGCTTCACCGTGACGTTCGACGTGGACAGGGACGGCGCCGAGGACCTCTCGGCCGCGCTGTGGGACGAGGGCGCCAGCGGGGTCGAGGTGCGCGACGGCGAGGGCACGCCCATGCCCGGCCTGCGCCAGCCGGCCCCGGGGCGGGCGCTGGTGGTGGCCTACTTCGCCGGGCGCGACGAGGCAGAGGCCGCCGCGGCGGGCCGCGCCGGCGAGCTGGCCGATCTGCCGGACCAGGACTGGAGCGAGACCTGGAAGCAGGGGCTGGCCCCGCTGTCCATCGGGCGGGCCTTCGTGCGCCCCAGCTGGATCCCGGCCCAGGTGCCGGAGGGCATGGCCGAGATCGTGCTCGACCCCGGCATGGCCTTCGGCACCGGCACCCACCCCACCACCTCGCTCTGCCTGGCGGCGCTCTCCGACCTGCTCCAGGCCCGGCCGGGCGCCCGGGTGCTCGACGTGGGCACCGGCTCCGGCCTGCTGGCCATCGCCGCCAGGAAGCTGGGCGGCGGCGTGGTGGCCGGCAACGACAACGACCCCATCGCGGTGCGGGTGGCGCAGGAGAACGCCGCGCTGAACGGCGTGGCGCTCGACCTCAACGAGCGCGACGTGGCGGCGCAGGACGGGCCGTTCGACCTGGTGTTGGCCAACATCCTGGCCAACACCCTGGTGGAGCTGGCGCCGGCCCTGGCGGCGCAGCTGGCCCCGGGGGGCGTGGTGATCCTCTCCGGCATCCTGCGCCCGCAGGAGGAGGAGGTGCGCGCCGCCTACCTGGCGGCCGGCC
- a CDS encoding response regulator: MAWNILVVEAEASLTDSLRQAFEPAGFQVTALAAGELAVERCRAAPPDLILLSAELPDMSGFSVCNRLKRAHPTTPLILYTREAADGAIEAHRASKGRADAYLRTPLDLPELMARAASLLHAGEPGLTPPPGSLRAPVLAAPPSAPRPAPPTPAAGLTPAAPPARPPGPPSAARAAPPAAPPQPAPLQPVPAPAPAAAPPPAAAPGSALARAEALLAEWQRDPSPPKGTPEEKLEYFRERLRARDLFLNRLREAVAGLAGEGRALGAEGAHLREELAAAQAHGTAVEDRLAEVSSHAEQAATEAARQAAEAAARLQAAGVEAARLAGAHAAQLAALEARLAEVDGTRQSLSEVLSETMQEQERAEQQWAVRVAAAEQARAEVEAAFEEARQAHLNELSEVAADRADEHALAEAMRAEQEAVHAQALTQLDAERGADRARAEGEAAAAEARVQALEARAAEDAAAAEARLQVFEAQAAEDVAAAEARLQALQAGAAAELAEAAAGAAAALAAAEATAAEVLAAVEARASGELAAADTRLQLAEAQAAEDAAAAEARLQALQVQATEDAAAAEARFRALEAQAAEDLASLDAAAQAREAALGAARDQLTTARDGLLAELAALTQRLGAQEVAATEAAQRADDAARDQEARILEAEGRAQASAGDHAEAVARADGLAAELARAEGERARLELALAEAARRQAEAAAESARRLTAEAARAGGAEQQVAALQQALQGERSRSAELGAALQGARAGEQGLRAELAQLEAARAAATQRAAEQEAEADRLEHELGAVNLQAASDADQLAALAAEVARLAPLEPAAQEAVRLRKELPALQELLAQRTQAVESASRSGAATAAERAKLAERLAIETGELSAVARRLEGELAQARRKLGDAEAAAAAAREDLARGQQASKAELVRLKAAAEARFAELNARAEAALEREKQAAGQVRAEAGQVRAEAGQVRAEVDQARAEASQAAAAAAAAATQAEQRHAAEQQRLRATLADLEHRLEARARAELQFKRRIQELEQAVARGPGAAAPSAAAAGAATAAAERAAALEARLAELAGELEDLRGENDFLNGEVARYTQKNRELAARIGGK, encoded by the coding sequence ATGGCGTGGAACATCCTGGTGGTCGAGGCCGAGGCCTCGCTGACGGACTCGCTCCGGCAGGCCTTCGAGCCGGCCGGCTTCCAGGTGACGGCCCTGGCCGCCGGCGAGCTGGCGGTCGAGCGGTGCCGCGCCGCGCCGCCCGACCTGATCCTGCTCTCGGCCGAGCTGCCCGACATGAGCGGGTTCTCGGTCTGCAACCGGCTCAAGCGGGCCCACCCGACCACGCCGCTGATCCTCTACACGCGCGAGGCCGCCGACGGGGCCATCGAGGCGCACCGGGCGAGCAAGGGGCGCGCCGACGCCTACCTGCGCACGCCGCTCGACCTGCCGGAGCTGATGGCGCGCGCCGCCTCGCTGCTGCACGCCGGCGAGCCCGGCCTGACGCCGCCGCCCGGGAGCCTGCGCGCCCCGGTGCTGGCCGCGCCGCCGTCCGCCCCGCGCCCCGCGCCGCCCACCCCCGCCGCCGGGCTCACCCCCGCCGCACCGCCAGCCCGCCCGCCTGGGCCGCCCTCCGCCGCGCGCGCGGCGCCGCCGGCCGCGCCGCCCCAGCCGGCCCCGCTCCAGCCGGTGCCCGCACCCGCGCCCGCCGCCGCGCCGCCGCCGGCCGCCGCGCCCGGGTCGGCCCTGGCCCGCGCCGAGGCCCTGCTGGCCGAGTGGCAGCGCGACCCGTCGCCGCCCAAGGGCACGCCGGAGGAGAAGCTCGAGTACTTCCGCGAGCGGCTCCGGGCCCGCGACCTCTTCCTCAACCGGCTGCGCGAGGCGGTGGCCGGGCTGGCCGGCGAGGGGCGCGCCCTCGGCGCCGAGGGCGCCCACCTCCGCGAGGAGCTGGCGGCGGCCCAGGCCCACGGCACCGCGGTGGAGGACCGGCTGGCCGAGGTCTCGTCGCACGCGGAGCAGGCGGCGACCGAGGCGGCCCGCCAGGCGGCGGAGGCGGCGGCCCGGCTCCAGGCGGCCGGGGTCGAGGCGGCGCGGCTGGCCGGGGCGCACGCGGCGCAGCTGGCCGCGCTGGAGGCCAGGCTGGCCGAGGTGGACGGCACCCGCCAGTCGCTCTCGGAGGTGCTCTCCGAGACCATGCAGGAGCAGGAGCGGGCGGAGCAGCAGTGGGCGGTGCGGGTGGCGGCGGCCGAGCAGGCCCGCGCCGAGGTGGAGGCGGCCTTCGAGGAGGCGCGCCAGGCCCACCTGAACGAGCTGAGCGAGGTGGCGGCCGATCGGGCCGACGAGCACGCCCTGGCCGAGGCCATGCGGGCCGAGCAGGAGGCGGTGCACGCCCAGGCCCTGACCCAGCTGGACGCCGAGCGCGGCGCCGACCGCGCCCGGGCGGAGGGTGAGGCGGCGGCGGCCGAGGCCAGGGTGCAGGCGCTCGAGGCCCGGGCGGCCGAGGACGCGGCGGCGGCCGAGGCGCGCCTGCAGGTGTTCGAGGCCCAGGCGGCGGAGGACGTCGCCGCGGCCGAGGCCAGGCTGCAGGCGCTGCAGGCCGGCGCGGCGGCTGAGCTGGCGGAGGCCGCGGCCGGGGCGGCCGCGGCGCTGGCGGCGGCCGAGGCCACGGCCGCCGAGGTGCTGGCGGCGGTGGAGGCCAGGGCGTCCGGGGAGCTGGCCGCGGCGGACACGCGGCTGCAGCTGGCCGAGGCCCAGGCCGCCGAGGACGCGGCGGCGGCCGAGGCCAGGCTGCAGGCGCTGCAGGTTCAGGCCACCGAGGACGCGGCGGCGGCCGAGGCCAGGTTCCGGGCGCTGGAGGCCCAGGCGGCGGAGGACCTGGCCTCGCTCGACGCGGCGGCGCAGGCCCGCGAGGCGGCGCTGGGGGCCGCGCGCGACCAGCTCACCACCGCCCGCGACGGGCTGCTGGCGGAGCTGGCCGCCCTGACCCAGCGGCTCGGGGCGCAGGAGGTGGCCGCCACCGAGGCGGCCCAGCGGGCCGACGACGCGGCGCGGGATCAGGAGGCGCGGATCCTCGAGGCCGAGGGCCGGGCCCAGGCCTCGGCCGGCGACCACGCCGAGGCCGTGGCGCGAGCCGACGGGCTGGCCGCCGAGCTGGCGCGCGCCGAGGGCGAGCGGGCCAGGCTGGAGCTGGCGCTGGCCGAGGCGGCGCGGCGCCAGGCGGAAGCGGCGGCCGAGTCGGCCCGCCGGCTCACCGCCGAGGCGGCGCGGGCCGGCGGCGCCGAGCAGCAGGTGGCCGCGCTGCAGCAGGCGCTGCAAGGGGAGCGGTCCCGCTCGGCCGAGCTCGGCGCCGCGCTGCAGGGCGCACGCGCCGGCGAGCAGGGCCTGCGGGCCGAGCTCGCCCAGCTGGAGGCCGCCCGCGCCGCGGCCACGCAGCGCGCCGCCGAGCAGGAGGCGGAGGCCGACCGCCTGGAGCACGAGCTGGGGGCGGTGAACCTGCAGGCCGCGTCCGACGCCGACCAGCTGGCGGCCCTCGCGGCCGAGGTGGCGCGGCTGGCGCCGCTCGAGCCGGCGGCCCAGGAGGCGGTGCGGCTGCGCAAGGAGCTGCCGGCGCTGCAGGAGCTGCTGGCGCAGCGCACCCAGGCCGTCGAGAGCGCCTCGCGCTCCGGCGCGGCCACCGCGGCGGAGCGGGCCAAGCTGGCCGAGCGGCTGGCCATCGAGACCGGCGAGCTGTCGGCGGTGGCCCGGCGGCTGGAGGGCGAGCTGGCCCAGGCCAGGCGCAAGCTCGGCGACGCCGAGGCGGCGGCGGCGGCGGCCCGCGAGGACCTGGCCAGGGGCCAGCAGGCGTCCAAGGCCGAGCTGGTCCGGCTGAAGGCGGCCGCCGAGGCCAGGTTCGCCGAGCTGAACGCCAGGGCCGAGGCGGCGCTGGAGCGCGAGAAGCAGGCGGCCGGCCAGGTGCGGGCCGAGGCGGGCCAGGTGCGGGCCGAGGCCGGGCAGGTGCGCGCCGAGGTCGACCAGGCGCGCGCCGAGGCCAGCCAGGCCGCCGCCGCCGCGGCCGCCGCCGCCACCCAGGCCGAGCAGCGCCACGCCGCCGAGCAGCAGCGGCTGCGGGCCACGCTGGCCGACCTGGAGCACCGGCTGGAGGCGCGGGCGCGCGCCGAGCTGCAGTTCAAGCGGCGCATCCAGGAGCTGGAGCAGGCGGTGGCGCGCGGGCCGGGCGCCGCGGCGCCCTCGGCGGCGGCGGCCGGCGCGGCCACGGCGGCCGCCGAGCGGGCGGCGGCGCTGGAGGCCAGGCTGGCCGAGCTCGCCGGCGAGCTCGAGGACCTGCGCGGCGAGAACGACTTCCTCAACGGCGAGGTGGCCCGCTACACGCAGAAGAACCGCGAGCTGGCGGCCCGGATCGGCGGGAAGTAG
- a CDS encoding ethanolamine ammonia-lyase subunit EutB yields MPRLAATIGRTRFAFADLKEVLAKASPPRSGDALAGLAAGSAQERVAARTVLADVPLARLLAEPLIPYEDDEVTRLIVDRHDAAAFAPVKDLTVGAFREWLLAYQTDAPRLAALAPGLTPEMVAAVSKLMRNQDLVLVAGKCRVTTRFRNTIGLPGRLSVRLQPNHPTDDPAGIAASVVDGLAYGCGDAVIGVNPATDSVASMEALVRQLADLIERLELPTQSCVLAHVTTALRVMARGAPVDLVFQSVGGTEATNRSFGVSLALLEEAQAAARSLGRGTVGQDVMYFETGQGSALSAEAHHGVDQQTCEARAYAVCRRFSPLLVNSVVGFIGPEYLYDGKQIVRAGLEDHCCGKLLGLPMGVDVCYTNHAEADQDDMDVLLTLLGAAGCTYVMGVPGADDVMLNYQSTSFHDSHYLRQVLGLRPAPEFEAWLRRMGILDDALRLQPVGRGHRLLQAGLGSGGPRPPAGPAAGEPAP; encoded by the coding sequence ATGCCCCGCCTCGCCGCCACCATCGGCCGCACCCGCTTCGCCTTCGCCGACCTGAAGGAGGTGCTGGCCAAGGCCTCGCCGCCGCGCTCCGGCGACGCCCTGGCCGGCCTGGCCGCCGGGTCGGCGCAGGAGCGGGTGGCGGCCCGCACCGTGCTGGCCGACGTGCCGCTGGCCAGGCTGCTGGCCGAGCCGCTCATCCCCTACGAGGACGACGAGGTGACGCGGCTCATCGTGGACCGCCACGACGCGGCCGCCTTCGCCCCGGTGAAGGACCTCACCGTGGGCGCCTTCCGCGAGTGGCTGCTGGCCTACCAGACCGATGCCCCTCGCCTGGCCGCGCTGGCCCCTGGCCTGACGCCCGAGATGGTGGCGGCGGTCAGCAAGCTGATGCGCAACCAGGACCTGGTGCTGGTGGCCGGGAAGTGCCGGGTCACCACCCGCTTCCGCAACACCATCGGCCTGCCCGGCCGCCTCTCGGTGCGGCTCCAGCCCAACCACCCCACCGACGACCCGGCCGGCATCGCCGCCAGCGTGGTGGACGGCCTGGCCTACGGCTGCGGCGACGCCGTCATCGGCGTCAACCCGGCCACCGACTCGGTGGCCTCCATGGAGGCGCTGGTGCGGCAGCTGGCCGACCTCATCGAGCGCCTGGAGCTTCCCACCCAGTCCTGCGTGCTGGCCCACGTCACCACCGCGCTGCGGGTCATGGCGCGCGGGGCGCCGGTGGACCTGGTCTTCCAGTCGGTGGGCGGCACCGAGGCCACCAACCGGTCCTTCGGCGTCTCGCTGGCGCTGCTCGAGGAGGCCCAGGCGGCGGCCCGGTCGCTGGGGCGCGGCACCGTGGGCCAGGACGTCATGTACTTCGAGACCGGGCAGGGCTCGGCCCTCTCGGCCGAGGCCCACCACGGGGTGGACCAGCAGACCTGCGAGGCGCGCGCCTACGCCGTCTGCCGCCGCTTCTCGCCGCTGCTGGTGAACTCGGTGGTGGGCTTCATCGGCCCCGAGTACCTCTACGACGGCAAGCAGATCGTGCGGGCCGGCCTGGAGGACCACTGCTGCGGCAAGCTGCTCGGCCTGCCCATGGGCGTGGACGTCTGCTACACGAACCACGCCGAGGCCGACCAGGACGACATGGACGTGCTGCTGACGCTGCTGGGCGCCGCCGGCTGCACCTACGTGATGGGCGTGCCGGGCGCCGACGACGTCATGCTCAACTACCAGTCCACCAGCTTCCACGACAGCCACTACCTGCGGCAGGTGCTGGGGCTGCGCCCGGCCCCGGAGTTCGAGGCCTGGCTCCGGCGCATGGGGATCCTGGACGACGCGCTCCGGCTCCAGCCGGTGGGGCGCGGCCACCGCCTCCTTCAGGCCGGTCTCGGCTCGGGCGGCCCCAGGCCGCCGGCCGGCCCCGCCGCCGGGGAGCCCGCGCCGTGA
- the eat gene encoding ethanolamine permease codes for MSEAKAVGSVSYSTQGTAYFEGRQLKRVAGPWKLWAMGVAAVISGAFSGWNFGLGVGGFWGLAIATVIITVMYLLLCLSLAEMGTALPHTGGAYSFARTSMGPWGGFITGLAENMEYIFTPAVIAFFAGSYLKAVFAGTFLGALPDPLWWALLYVVFITLNVMGAHLSFRFAFVITLVAMGVLVLFFGAALPHVDFARNLFDIPPQPGATAALPFGLGGVFMALPFAVWFYLGIEELPLASEETNDPKRDLPRGIIGGILTLIVITLFTLVLNTGIAPGAAKLATSGEPILDGFRTIFGDGSARLLGLAATAGLVASFHGIMYAYGRQIYSLSRAGYFPTFLSLTHRTHKTPWVALVAGGVVGYAVMLALWWFSADATVYIGTKLLCLAVFGAMISYVLQMASFVILRLRFPGLERPFVSAVGVPGAIVAGLIALVTLVTLFVVDPVNYRSAALGAAAWFAAGILYFALHSRRRLVLSPEEAFAIEASRAAAVAGVVEPEAA; via the coding sequence ATGAGCGAGGCGAAGGCGGTCGGGTCGGTCAGCTACTCCACCCAGGGCACGGCGTACTTCGAGGGGCGGCAGCTCAAGCGCGTGGCCGGCCCGTGGAAGCTGTGGGCCATGGGCGTGGCGGCGGTCATCTCCGGCGCCTTCTCCGGCTGGAACTTCGGCCTGGGCGTGGGCGGCTTCTGGGGCCTGGCCATCGCCACGGTGATCATCACGGTGATGTACCTGCTGCTGTGCCTCAGCCTGGCCGAGATGGGCACCGCGCTGCCGCACACCGGCGGCGCCTACTCCTTCGCCCGCACCAGCATGGGCCCGTGGGGCGGCTTCATCACCGGCCTGGCCGAGAACATGGAGTACATCTTCACCCCCGCGGTCATCGCCTTCTTCGCCGGGTCCTACCTGAAGGCGGTCTTCGCCGGCACCTTCCTGGGCGCCCTGCCGGACCCGCTCTGGTGGGCCCTGCTCTACGTGGTCTTCATCACGCTCAACGTGATGGGCGCCCACCTCTCCTTCCGCTTCGCCTTCGTCATCACGCTGGTGGCCATGGGCGTGCTGGTGCTCTTCTTCGGCGCCGCCCTGCCGCACGTGGACTTCGCCCGGAACCTCTTCGACATCCCCCCGCAGCCGGGCGCCACCGCGGCGCTGCCGTTCGGGCTGGGCGGGGTCTTCATGGCGCTGCCGTTCGCGGTCTGGTTCTACCTGGGCATCGAGGAGCTGCCGCTGGCCTCCGAGGAGACCAACGACCCGAAGCGCGACCTGCCGCGCGGCATCATCGGCGGCATCCTCACGCTCATCGTGATCACCCTCTTCACGCTGGTGCTCAACACCGGGATCGCCCCGGGCGCGGCCAAGCTCGCCACCAGCGGCGAGCCCATCCTGGACGGCTTCCGCACCATCTTCGGCGACGGCTCGGCCCGCCTGCTGGGCCTGGCGGCCACCGCCGGCCTGGTCGCCAGCTTCCACGGGATCATGTACGCCTACGGCCGGCAGATCTACTCGCTCTCCCGCGCCGGCTACTTCCCCACCTTCCTCTCGCTGACCCACCGCACCCACAAGACGCCCTGGGTGGCGCTGGTGGCGGGCGGCGTGGTGGGCTACGCGGTGATGCTGGCCCTGTGGTGGTTCTCGGCCGACGCCACCGTCTACATCGGCACCAAGCTGCTCTGCCTGGCGGTCTTCGGCGCCATGATCTCCTATGTGCTGCAGATGGCGTCGTTCGTCATCCTGCGGCTGCGCTTCCCCGGCCTGGAGCGCCCCTTCGTGAGCGCGGTGGGGGTGCCGGGGGCGATCGTGGCCGGCCTCATCGCGCTCGTCACCCTGGTGACGCTCTTCGTGGTTGACCCGGTCAACTACCGCTCGGCGGCGCTGGGCGCGGCCGCCTGGTTCGCGGCCGGCATCCTCTACTTCGCCCTGCACAGCCGCCGCCGCCTGGTCCTCTCCCCGGAGGAGGCCTTCGCCATCGAGGCCTCGCGCGCGGCGGCGGTGGCGGGGGTGGTCGAGCCCGAGGCGGCGTGA
- a CDS encoding HNH endonuclease gives MRAPPASPGFDDDEPWERLVLPLPPETADTLDRACALAGRLLGAASPTWQRLEAIAQEYLGEHPPDDADHEVAACGIEAWDPPPDGTDPEGSCPGDLSPWANGPRPGRPPSLSEPIPAWSADLEAVLEQEFHRWDFLATVEPVGSPPLLALGLSPQDLDLELRHLSSLRARWDELLGHLALLLRSLGLWRDMGFLSFPHYLKERLGLGTRAVEQRIALERRLHELPPLRAALRAGRLSYEQARLVARVATDDLSTEAWVARAEGLSCLALQRLLDTSSSAQVRARGHLDLRVPRTVGVLLAAAFRAAERASGRWLSQPACLSALCDHFLLTWAGLPPPRRSVQRRVLHRDHGLCQVPGCSRAAAHAHHLTFRSHGGSDLPDNLVALCAAHHLHGVHAGWLRVHGSAPHHLSWELGERRPPGPDLGHRAPTEDWRA, from the coding sequence GTGCGGGCGCCACCGGCTTCACCCGGGTTCGACGACGACGAGCCCTGGGAGCGGCTGGTCCTCCCGCTCCCTCCCGAGACGGCCGACACGCTCGACCGGGCCTGCGCCCTGGCCGGCCGCCTGCTCGGCGCCGCCTCCCCCACCTGGCAGCGGCTCGAGGCCATCGCCCAGGAGTACCTCGGCGAGCACCCGCCCGACGACGCCGACCACGAGGTGGCGGCCTGCGGCATCGAGGCCTGGGACCCGCCGCCCGACGGGACCGATCCCGAAGGGTCCTGCCCCGGAGACCTGTCGCCCTGGGCCAACGGCCCCCGGCCTGGCCGCCCTCCCTCCCTCTCCGAGCCCATCCCCGCCTGGAGCGCCGACCTCGAGGCCGTCCTCGAGCAGGAGTTCCACCGCTGGGACTTCCTCGCCACCGTCGAGCCGGTCGGCTCCCCTCCCCTCCTCGCCCTCGGCCTCTCTCCCCAGGACCTCGACCTCGAGCTCCGCCACCTCTCCTCCCTGCGCGCCCGCTGGGACGAGCTCCTCGGCCACCTCGCCCTCCTCCTCCGCTCCCTCGGCCTCTGGCGCGACATGGGCTTCCTCTCCTTCCCCCACTACCTCAAGGAGCGCCTCGGCCTCGGCACCCGCGCCGTCGAGCAGCGCATCGCCCTCGAGCGCCGCCTCCACGAGCTCCCTCCCCTCCGTGCCGCCCTCCGCGCCGGCCGCCTCTCCTACGAGCAGGCCCGCCTGGTCGCCCGCGTCGCCACAGACGACCTCTCCACCGAGGCCTGGGTGGCCCGCGCCGAGGGGCTCTCCTGCCTCGCCCTCCAGCGCCTCCTCGACACCTCCTCCTCCGCGCAGGTGCGGGCGCGCGGCCACCTCGACCTCCGCGTCCCCAGAACCGTCGGCGTCCTCCTCGCCGCCGCCTTCCGCGCCGCCGAGCGCGCCTCCGGCCGCTGGCTCTCCCAGCCCGCCTGCCTCTCTGCCCTCTGCGACCACTTCCTCCTCACCTGGGCCGGCCTCCCTCCACCTCGCCGCTCCGTCCAGCGCCGGGTCCTCCACCGCGACCACGGCCTCTGCCAGGTCCCAGGCTGCAGCCGCGCCGCCGCACACGCCCACCACCTCACCTTCCGCTCCCACGGCGGCTCCGACCTCCCAGACAACCTGGTCGCCCTCTGCGCCGCCCACCACCTCCACGGCGTCCACGCCGGCTGGCTCAGGGTCCACGGCTCCGCTCCTCACCACCTCTCCTGGGAGCTCGGCGAGCGCCGCCCGCCGGGGCCGGACCTCGGGCACCGGGCACCGACGGAGGACTGGCGAGCCTGA
- a CDS encoding sigma-70 family RNA polymerase sigma factor → MPSRADLDDLIARAQAGEPRAFELLVAGHLGQVRRYARAFAPHPADADDLAQEALLKVHRSLRSFRYQAAFTTWLFAVVRTTFLDLARSASRRGVERSLVEADAQAPAGAPLADEQLADAQERERVWAALRQVPLEFRSALVLFDLEGHSYDEVAVIEGIPVGTVRSRLSRGRAQLRRLLEAADAAVALAEAPPPEGATATQPGTFADGAASHLGRSRP, encoded by the coding sequence GTGCCGAGCCGCGCCGACCTCGACGACCTCATCGCCCGCGCCCAGGCCGGCGAGCCGCGCGCCTTCGAGCTCCTGGTGGCCGGCCACCTCGGCCAGGTGCGCCGCTACGCCCGCGCCTTCGCGCCGCACCCGGCCGACGCCGACGACCTGGCGCAGGAGGCGCTCCTCAAGGTCCACCGCAGCCTGCGCTCCTTCCGCTACCAGGCGGCCTTCACCACCTGGCTCTTCGCGGTGGTGCGAACCACCTTCCTCGACCTGGCCCGCAGCGCGTCCAGGCGCGGGGTGGAGCGCTCGCTGGTGGAGGCCGACGCCCAGGCTCCGGCCGGCGCCCCGCTGGCGGACGAGCAGCTGGCCGACGCCCAGGAACGGGAACGGGTCTGGGCTGCGCTCCGCCAGGTGCCGCTGGAGTTCCGGTCGGCGCTGGTGCTGTTCGACCTCGAGGGCCACAGCTACGACGAGGTGGCGGTCATCGAGGGCATCCCGGTGGGCACGGTCCGGTCGCGCCTCTCCCGGGGCCGGGCCCAGCTCAGGCGCCTGCTGGAAGCGGCCGACGCGGCCGTGGCCCTGGCGGAGGCTCCGCCGCCTGAGGGTGCGACCGCGACCCAACCGGGAACTTTCGCTGACGGTGCGGCGTCACACCTTGGCAGGAGCAGACCATGA
- a CDS encoding amino acid permease — translation MPPPPSAPRLRLASGVGLVAANMIGAGVFLSAGFMAQDMGPGPILLAWVAGALLALCGAVAYGAVARLVPRSGGEYRYLSELVHPAAGYLAGWASLLVGFSAPIAVDALAAGAFARTVVPGLDPTLTGAALVVLLTAFHAAGFRTSTRTQDVLVVVKAALLAGFVLVGLGLGARAWPTWLPPGAAPGGGFPVGAFAGSLFFIAFAFSGWNAAVYAAEEFEAPERTVPRAMLVGTSLVALLYLTVNWIFVANLAPAEAAVVFRYEADQVTLGHAVMARLMGPWAGALWSAATVLVFLSAMSAMIFLGPRVYAAMARDGFLPRFLAASPHGHPPRAAILLQGALALLIVFTQGLRGALGQVGAVLVLFAALTALGLVLARLRGRTPAPSLAALLAAAVYVASSAWMFWRAFGEAPVVLAWVAGAAAVGLLAYGLSRGRGAAARA, via the coding sequence GTGCCCCCACCACCCTCGGCCCCGAGGCTCCGGCTCGCCTCCGGGGTGGGCCTCGTCGCCGCCAACATGATCGGCGCCGGGGTCTTCCTGTCGGCCGGGTTCATGGCGCAGGACATGGGCCCTGGCCCCATCCTGCTGGCCTGGGTGGCCGGCGCGCTGCTGGCCCTGTGCGGCGCCGTCGCCTACGGCGCGGTGGCCAGGCTGGTGCCGCGCTCCGGCGGCGAGTACCGCTACCTCTCCGAGCTGGTCCACCCGGCGGCCGGCTACCTGGCCGGCTGGGCCTCGCTGCTGGTCGGCTTCTCGGCGCCCATCGCGGTGGACGCGCTGGCCGCCGGCGCCTTCGCCCGCACCGTGGTGCCCGGGCTCGACCCGACCCTGACCGGGGCGGCGCTGGTGGTGCTGCTCACCGCGTTCCACGCCGCCGGCTTCCGCACCTCCACCCGGACCCAGGACGTGCTGGTGGTGGTGAAGGCCGCGCTGCTGGCGGGCTTCGTGCTGGTGGGGCTGGGCCTGGGGGCGCGCGCCTGGCCCACCTGGCTGCCGCCCGGCGCGGCTCCGGGTGGAGGCTTCCCGGTCGGCGCCTTCGCCGGCAGCCTGTTCTTCATCGCCTTCGCCTTCTCCGGCTGGAACGCCGCGGTCTACGCCGCCGAGGAGTTCGAGGCGCCGGAGCGGACCGTGCCCAGGGCCATGCTGGTGGGCACCTCGCTGGTGGCCCTGCTCTACCTCACGGTGAACTGGATCTTCGTGGCCAACCTGGCCCCGGCCGAGGCCGCGGTGGTGTTCCGCTACGAGGCCGACCAGGTCACGCTGGGGCACGCCGTGATGGCGCGGCTGATGGGGCCGTGGGCGGGCGCGCTCTGGTCGGCGGCCACGGTGCTGGTCTTCCTCTCGGCCATGAGCGCCATGATCTTCCTCGGCCCGCGGGTCTACGCGGCCATGGCGCGCGACGGGTTCCTGCCGCGCTTCCTGGCGGCCAGCCCGCACGGTCACCCGCCCCGCGCCGCCATCCTGCTGCAGGGGGCGCTGGCGCTGCTGATCGTCTTCACGCAGGGGCTGCGCGGCGCGCTCGGGCAGGTGGGGGCGGTGCTGGTGCTCTTCGCGGCGCTGACGGCGCTCGGCCTGGTGCTGGCGCGCCTGCGCGGCCGCACGCCGGCGCCGTCGCTGGCCGCCCTGCTGGCCGCCGCCGTCTACGTCGCCTCCTCGGCCTGGATGTTCTGGAGGGCCTTCGGCGAGGCGCCGGTGGTGCTGGCCTGGGTGGCCGGCGCCGCGGCGGTGGGGCTCCTGGCCTACGGGCTGTCGCGGGGGCGCGGCGCGGCGGCGCGCGCCTGA